In one window of Vespa crabro chromosome 6, iyVesCrab1.2, whole genome shotgun sequence DNA:
- the LOC124424685 gene encoding 60S ribosomal protein L38: protein MPREIKEIKDFLLKARRKDAKSVKIKKNADNVKFKVRCSRFLYTLVITDKEKAEKLKQSLPPGLQVKEVKRSERM from the exons CCACGTGAAATCAAAGAAATCAAGGACTTCCTTCTGAAGGCAAGGAGGAAAGATGCTAAAT cggtgaaaattaaaaagaatgcaGACAATGTTAAATTCAAAGTTCGTTGCTCAAGATTCCTATATACGCTCGTAATtacagataaagaaaaagcagagaaattaaaacaatCTTTGCCTCCAG gcTTACAAGTAAAGGAAGTGAAGAGAAGTGAACGTATGTAA